The proteins below are encoded in one region of Sphingobacterium sp. R2:
- a CDS encoding AAA family ATPase: MIISYSKGNKSYKFYNPDNENQGNIFTIIVGKNGSGKSRLLNGVIENFIPPKIIKKHGNSKPGDVVYFNEPKKIIAVSTSPYDKFPLMQPQYYEPYINTFYSYIGIRDVKSYDISLGFMSKIIKELLYIRLGKEGNYLEVINVLKYLGYSDELFITFEIGTTSTQVKRFLEDQDLNNLSRGPSKVHRHFFEDQFKNEKIEKLKNIFFEYDFRKVKRLPTVTMNIEYIHSEMEIHDLLFLIECGIARLKDVEIMKLETQRVHKISEASSGQQCIFTTFLGIACHIEDESLIVIDEPEISLHPEWQERYITLLMETFKNYKNCHFIIATHSPQIIARLSEPNCFILQMDDMELKNGHEMANNSVDFQLANVFNTPGFKNEYLARISFSIISKVGKTKHFDDEDLRNYELLKSQIKNLQNNDPVKSLFLLIKELKKNG, encoded by the coding sequence ATGATAATTAGCTATAGTAAAGGAAATAAGTCCTATAAATTTTATAATCCTGACAATGAGAATCAAGGAAATATTTTTACAATAATTGTTGGTAAAAATGGGAGTGGTAAAAGTCGTTTGTTAAATGGGGTAATCGAAAATTTTATTCCACCTAAAATTATAAAAAAACATGGAAATAGTAAACCAGGTGATGTTGTTTATTTTAATGAACCAAAAAAAATAATTGCAGTCTCAACAAGTCCCTATGATAAATTTCCACTTATGCAACCTCAATATTATGAGCCGTATATTAATACTTTTTATTCTTATATAGGAATTAGAGACGTGAAATCATATGATATTTCACTTGGCTTTATGTCTAAAATCATTAAAGAATTACTCTATATACGATTGGGCAAAGAAGGGAATTATTTGGAAGTAATAAATGTTTTAAAGTACTTAGGATATTCGGATGAGCTTTTTATCACATTTGAAATTGGAACTACATCTACGCAAGTCAAAAGATTTCTAGAAGATCAAGATTTGAACAATCTTTCTAGAGGTCCGAGTAAAGTTCATCGTCATTTTTTTGAGGATCAATTTAAAAATGAAAAAATTGAAAAATTAAAAAATATTTTTTTCGAATACGACTTTAGAAAAGTAAAACGTCTGCCAACAGTTACTATGAATATTGAATATATTCATTCCGAAATGGAAATTCACGATTTATTATTTCTCATTGAATGCGGCATTGCGAGATTAAAGGACGTGGAAATTATGAAACTCGAAACTCAGCGTGTTCACAAAATTAGTGAAGCAAGTTCAGGGCAGCAGTGTATATTCACAACATTTTTGGGTATTGCATGTCACATTGAAGATGAGAGCCTGATTGTAATAGATGAACCAGAAATTTCATTACATCCAGAATGGCAAGAAAGGTATATTACTCTTTTAATGGAAACATTCAAAAATTATAAGAATTGCCATTTTATTATAGCTACGCATTCTCCGCAAATAATCGCAAGGCTGTCAGAACCAAACTGTTTTATTTTGCAAATGGATGATATGGAATTAAAAAATGGCCATGAAATGGCCAATAATTCTGTAGATTTTCAATTAGCAAATGTTTTTAATACACCGGGATTTAAAAACGAATATTTAGCTAGGATATCATTTTCTATCATTTCAAAAGTTGGTAAAACGAAGCATTTTGATGATGAAGATTTAAGAAATTATGAGCTTTTGAAATCTCAAATAAAAAACTTGCAGAATAATGATCCTGTTAAAAGCTTATTTCTATTGATTAAAGAACTTAAAAAAAATGGCTGA
- a CDS encoding HNH endonuclease → MADINNPVVYTQEVKKRISDFLERPDLKSSDWGVDEIQDIRKIIRNYYRNLTKKCFYCRNEISLRSVKNCHLEHIIPKSEYVCFMFEPKNLCVICSDCNEIKNNKEVAGTLEKVVKGKKTLIQYPRSSNRFLVVHPHFDDYEEHIRKIGDIYVDLSTKGSYTIHICELNRKLHKYGMESMALTRSELFDLFNEIMNSDNYTREMMLMNRLKDYFIRSS, encoded by the coding sequence ATGGCTGATATCAATAATCCGGTGGTTTATACTCAAGAAGTAAAAAAGAGAATTTCGGACTTTTTAGAAAGACCTGATCTTAAAAGTTCTGATTGGGGAGTTGATGAAATTCAAGACATTCGAAAAATTATAAGAAACTATTATAGGAATCTAACAAAAAAATGTTTTTATTGTAGAAATGAGATTTCTTTAAGGTCTGTGAAAAATTGTCACTTAGAACATATTATTCCAAAAAGCGAATATGTATGTTTTATGTTTGAGCCTAAAAATTTATGTGTAATCTGTAGTGACTGCAATGAAATTAAGAATAATAAGGAAGTCGCTGGGACGTTGGAGAAAGTTGTAAAAGGTAAAAAGACATTAATTCAATATCCGAGATCCTCAAATAGATTTTTAGTTGTTCACCCTCATTTTGACGATTATGAGGAGCACATTCGTAAAATTGGAGACATCTATGTAGATCTTTCAACAAAAGGATCTTACACTATTCATATCTGTGAATTAAATAGAAAACTTCATAAATATGGAATGGAATCGATGGCACTTACTCGATCAGAGTTATTCGATTTATTTAATGAAATAATGAATAGCGATAACTATACTCGTGAGATGATGCTGATGAATAGGCTAAAAGATTATTTTATCCGCTCTTCTTAA
- a CDS encoding AAA family ATPase has product MSNKENFKIIAIKVGEIPLTKETRKNSSITFDVLKILKPKQIYQFRNEYQFRNNDFSEVDYNPETDVNLYELKTSLNNIPININAVVGGNGSGKSTLIELLYWANYNIGSSLNLLEGDKNRKRTPFKFLNLEILYSIDFKTLINIIFKEGKVYQQTYNQKNNKFVAKVSEQQIKTIDDLKQFFYTIAVNYSHFALNSLEIGDWIDSLFYKNDGYQTPIVLNPMRTDGIIDVNREKHLLTRRLLANLLEPIKEGQEESSLRNIANNKIASKLELTYNPNPHVNLQESIDPKVRERLNDAFRQHFGFQITESQLDDDLFVNVTLSYIHKKLIKMAFSDYKAFKRYRDPKGNNIQNINAYVRRIKESDSHAIFKVKGAILYLKYYQTLLPNLDFRKSFIIDIDELSRKIQEIQKNELFMVNTFMMSPPSYFHINILPKDGSTFGSLSSGEKQKIHSVSSIVYHLINLNSVEQLKEDKSVESEKIIHYNYINIILDEIELYYHPEWQRTYIADLLDYIGKINPENLKHIKGLNITFVTHSPYILSDIPNAFVLKLVKGEPCFEGNETFGANVHDLLANDFFMQNGFMGEWAKTQIKSVIESLTLHINNKKIESLKMLLADETESSKTTLLEHEIKTLKSENSNYKELDQKQCSSIISIVGEPVLYNSLMELYSKAFPVDESNFIRSQIDKLSKLLNK; this is encoded by the coding sequence ATGAGTAACAAAGAAAATTTTAAAATTATAGCTATTAAAGTTGGTGAAATACCACTAACCAAAGAAACACGTAAAAACTCTTCAATTACTTTTGATGTTTTAAAAATTTTAAAACCGAAGCAAATTTACCAATTCAGAAATGAATATCAATTTCGAAACAATGATTTTTCAGAAGTAGATTACAACCCTGAAACAGATGTCAATCTATATGAGCTAAAAACCTCACTTAATAATATTCCAATTAATATTAATGCAGTTGTAGGCGGGAATGGGTCGGGGAAAAGTACTTTGATAGAATTGTTATATTGGGCTAATTACAATATAGGGAGTAGCCTAAATCTACTGGAAGGTGATAAGAATCGAAAACGGACACCTTTTAAATTTTTAAATTTAGAAATTCTGTATTCTATTGATTTCAAGACGCTAATTAATATTATTTTTAAAGAAGGTAAAGTTTACCAACAGACCTATAATCAAAAAAACAATAAATTTGTTGCTAAGGTTTCAGAGCAACAGATTAAAACCATTGATGACTTAAAACAGTTTTTTTATACAATAGCTGTAAATTATTCTCATTTTGCTTTGAACTCTTTAGAAATTGGTGATTGGATTGATTCTTTATTTTACAAAAATGATGGCTACCAGACACCTATTGTATTAAACCCAATGAGGACCGATGGTATCATTGACGTGAATAGAGAAAAACATTTGCTCACGAGAAGATTATTAGCCAATCTTCTTGAACCAATTAAGGAAGGCCAAGAAGAAAGCAGTTTACGTAATATTGCAAACAATAAAATTGCATCTAAATTAGAACTAACCTACAATCCGAATCCTCATGTAAACTTACAAGAATCCATAGATCCGAAAGTAAGAGAAAGATTAAATGACGCCTTTAGGCAACATTTTGGATTTCAGATAACAGAATCACAGCTTGATGATGATTTATTTGTGAATGTTACACTTTCATACATTCATAAGAAACTTATAAAAATGGCTTTTTCTGACTACAAAGCATTCAAGAGATATAGAGATCCGAAAGGAAATAATATTCAAAATATTAATGCATATGTCAGAAGAATAAAAGAAAGTGACAGCCACGCGATTTTCAAAGTAAAAGGTGCTATTCTTTATTTGAAATACTATCAGACCTTGTTGCCCAATCTTGATTTTAGAAAATCTTTTATTATAGACATTGATGAGTTGTCAAGAAAGATACAGGAAATCCAAAAAAACGAATTATTTATGGTCAATACCTTTATGATGTCGCCACCTTCTTATTTCCATATAAACATATTACCGAAAGATGGTTCTACATTTGGTTCATTGAGTTCTGGAGAAAAACAAAAAATCCACAGTGTTAGTTCTATAGTTTATCATCTTATTAATCTCAATTCTGTTGAACAATTAAAGGAGGACAAGTCAGTAGAATCTGAAAAAATAATTCACTACAATTACATTAACATTATACTGGATGAGATTGAACTTTATTATCACCCCGAGTGGCAAAGGACGTATATTGCAGATTTATTAGATTATATTGGTAAAATCAATCCTGAGAATCTCAAACACATCAAGGGATTAAACATAACTTTTGTAACACATTCACCTTATATTTTATCAGATATTCCAAACGCTTTTGTCTTGAAATTAGTTAAAGGAGAACCTTGTTTTGAAGGTAACGAAACTTTTGGCGCGAATGTTCATGACCTTTTGGCAAATGACTTTTTTATGCAAAACGGATTTATGGGGGAATGGGCAAAAACCCAAATAAAATCGGTTATTGAAAGTCTTACGTTGCATATAAATAATAAAAAAATCGAATCGCTTAAAATGCTACTAGCAGATGAAACAGAAAGCAGTAAAACTACTTTGTTAGAACATGAGATTAAAACTTTAAAAAGCGAAAATTCCAATTACAAAGAATTAGATCAAAAACAATGTTCATCAATCATCTCAATAGTTGGTGAGCCAGTTTTGTATAATAGTTTAATGGAACTGTACAGTAAGGCATTTCCAGTTGATGAATCTAATTTTATTAGATCGCAAATCGATAAACTAAGCAAATTATTAAATAAATAG
- a CDS encoding SusC/RagA family TonB-linked outer membrane protein — protein MFSLSAQTPRKDSGANGLLSISGTVVSSKDGKPIQGVSIQVQGEKGRASSKNDGSFSLTVSNPKVTVSFSHVGFKRLETSYSAGVSLAIKLIPLENQLEEVEVVSTGYQKIPKERATGSFELINNKILNKRVGGNILDRLENASVSLRIDKDYQFADRSPYNATPPNNLLMRGRSAISGTFKQTVVLDNAIYEGDVRDINPNDIESVTILKDAVASSIWGTAGGGGVIVLTSKSGSYSQPRRVNFTSNLTFAGRPDIYKLPFMSSPNFIDYERYLFDKGYYDYYLNDRNSYSTVSPVIEMLGALRSGNAIQKDVDNAIENFRRYDVRDDYSNYFYRNSFLQQYNLDVSGGNQKITYLFSLGTDINKNQNIASKNNRYTFRSSVKAKPIANLEINTDIRYTKVHARDQSILQTISYGASDANGSEWPYLKLVDNNGQPVDVDIVPIRKAYRDTAGNGKLMDWHFNPLKEIDANHQLANPKDLLINFSASYRLIDNLNLNLAYIYQNFQNPIEDWVGVDSYAARNMINFYSQWNDNSVLKRPIPIGDRMNYINDNTESHTLRFQGNYSWLSPNQLHRIQLLGGSEIRDKKYTRNANILYGYNRENLNHLPVDYTSVFPILNKGYGGSTIEDGVDLMLQQNRFVSFFSNANYEFKEKYILSGSLRQDASNIFGIGANNKWQPLWSAGVSWRMDKERFAKNDHINQLKLRFTYGFAGRANTSYSAYPIIYYNGADSYTNLPYGSLSSAPNPSLTWEKIQTMNLALDFGLFRNRISGTFEYYNKNSKDLITNIPIDPTMGYESVTKNGGELRGKGFEFTVMSQNIRHGNFSWNNKLLLSKNRTKVARYPYKWSSPATYVTTSGSAGGFLREGFEEGAVFAFASAGLDPQNGDPRGYLNGEVSTDYNGILYGSLDNMKYVGPGRPVFYGSLENEFSIGNFSFAFNMQARWGHYMFRKSFFEMDFALNRVGHDDYLKRWQKPGDELTTVVPSLQYPLNSLRDEFYKKSEVLVIKGDNLRLQDLYLSYRLPKSGFCKSLALTAFAKNINWIIWKANKLNIDPEYRDAIPLPFTLSLGAKVEL, from the coding sequence ATGTTTAGTTTATCGGCTCAGACGCCCCGCAAGGACAGCGGGGCCAATGGGTTGTTATCCATTAGCGGTACTGTCGTATCCTCCAAAGACGGAAAACCCATCCAAGGAGTGTCCATCCAAGTGCAAGGTGAAAAGGGTAGGGCTTCGTCCAAAAATGATGGTTCCTTTTCGTTAACAGTCTCCAATCCTAAAGTTACTGTTTCATTCTCCCATGTCGGTTTCAAGCGCTTAGAAACTTCGTATAGTGCTGGAGTATCATTGGCTATAAAACTGATACCACTAGAGAATCAATTGGAAGAGGTGGAGGTGGTCTCTACCGGGTACCAAAAAATTCCGAAGGAGCGGGCGACGGGGAGTTTTGAGCTGATCAATAATAAGATATTAAATAAGCGCGTTGGGGGTAATATATTAGACCGTCTAGAAAACGCAAGCGTCAGCCTTCGTATTGATAAAGATTACCAGTTTGCTGACCGATCACCATATAATGCTACACCGCCCAACAACCTTTTAATGCGCGGTAGATCAGCGATATCAGGAACATTTAAGCAGACAGTGGTATTGGACAATGCGATTTATGAAGGTGATGTACGTGATATTAATCCAAATGATATTGAGAGTGTCACGATATTAAAAGATGCGGTAGCTTCGTCCATCTGGGGTACAGCCGGCGGGGGTGGCGTCATTGTGCTGACTAGTAAAAGTGGAAGCTACAGCCAACCTAGAAGGGTAAATTTTACGTCTAATCTGACATTTGCAGGCAGACCTGACATTTATAAGCTTCCATTTATGTCCAGCCCCAATTTTATAGATTACGAAAGATATCTATTTGATAAAGGTTACTATGATTACTATTTGAATGACAGGAATAGCTACAGTACCGTAAGCCCGGTTATTGAAATGCTCGGTGCGTTGAGAAGTGGAAATGCGATACAAAAGGATGTCGACAATGCCATCGAAAATTTTAGGCGGTATGACGTACGTGATGATTACAGCAACTATTTTTATAGAAACTCATTCCTCCAACAGTATAATTTGGATGTATCCGGTGGCAATCAAAAAATCACCTATTTATTCTCTTTGGGAACTGATATCAACAAAAATCAAAATATTGCCTCTAAAAATAACAGATATACGTTCAGGTCTTCGGTTAAGGCCAAGCCTATTGCTAACCTAGAGATCAATACGGATATAAGATACACAAAGGTACACGCCAGAGACCAGAGTATTTTACAGACAATCTCATACGGTGCATCAGATGCAAATGGAAGTGAGTGGCCTTACCTTAAGCTGGTAGATAATAATGGTCAGCCAGTAGATGTGGATATTGTGCCGATACGAAAGGCTTATAGGGACACGGCTGGCAACGGGAAGTTAATGGACTGGCATTTTAACCCATTAAAGGAAATAGATGCGAACCATCAACTAGCCAATCCAAAAGATCTACTGATCAATTTTTCGGCAAGCTACAGATTGATCGACAACCTCAATCTTAACCTAGCTTATATTTATCAGAATTTTCAAAATCCGATAGAAGACTGGGTAGGAGTTGACTCCTACGCAGCAAGAAATATGATCAATTTTTATTCTCAGTGGAATGATAATAGTGTATTAAAAAGACCAATTCCTATTGGTGATCGTATGAACTACATCAATGATAATACGGAAAGTCATACGTTGCGTTTTCAGGGAAACTACAGCTGGCTTTCACCTAATCAGTTACACCGCATACAATTGTTGGGTGGCAGCGAGATAAGGGATAAGAAATATACTAGAAATGCAAATATCCTATATGGTTATAACCGCGAAAATCTCAATCACCTACCTGTAGATTATACTTCGGTTTTTCCGATTTTAAATAAAGGTTATGGTGGCAGTACGATTGAGGATGGAGTAGATCTAATGTTGCAGCAAAATCGCTTTGTATCTTTCTTTTCTAATGCTAATTACGAATTTAAAGAAAAGTATATCCTATCAGGTAGCCTGCGTCAGGATGCCTCCAACATATTTGGAATAGGAGCCAATAACAAATGGCAGCCACTATGGTCAGCAGGTGTTTCATGGCGAATGGATAAAGAACGGTTTGCGAAAAATGATCACATTAATCAGTTGAAACTCCGGTTTACCTATGGATTCGCTGGTAGGGCCAATACATCGTATAGTGCATACCCAATTATTTATTATAATGGAGCAGACTCTTATACAAATTTGCCGTATGGATCGCTAAGTTCGGCGCCTAATCCAAGTTTGACCTGGGAAAAGATACAGACTATGAACTTGGCCTTGGATTTTGGTCTTTTTCGGAACCGAATTTCTGGAACATTCGAATACTACAATAAGAATTCAAAAGATCTGATCACAAATATTCCTATTGACCCTACCATGGGGTATGAATCGGTTACCAAGAACGGTGGTGAATTACGTGGGAAAGGTTTTGAGTTCACAGTTATGAGCCAAAACATCCGTCATGGGAACTTTAGCTGGAATAATAAGCTGCTTTTGAGTAAAAATAGGACTAAAGTTGCCAGATATCCCTATAAATGGTCAAGCCCGGCGACCTACGTTACTACCTCGGGTTCTGCAGGCGGTTTCCTGCGCGAAGGATTTGAAGAGGGGGCAGTCTTCGCTTTTGCTTCCGCAGGTCTTGATCCGCAGAATGGTGATCCGCGTGGATATCTGAATGGTGAAGTGTCTACGGACTATAACGGTATTTTATACGGTTCGCTAGACAACATGAAATATGTCGGACCTGGACGCCCCGTTTTTTACGGCTCGCTGGAAAACGAGTTTTCAATCGGCAACTTCTCCTTTGCTTTTAATATGCAGGCACGATGGGGGCACTATATGTTTCGCAAATCTTTTTTTGAAATGGACTTTGCGCTTAATCGTGTGGGGCACGATGATTATTTGAAAAGATGGCAGAAGCCCGGTGACGAATTAACAACGGTAGTCCCATCATTACAATATCCATTGAATTCGCTGCGAGATGAATTTTACAAAAAATCTGAAGTACTGGTCATCAAAGGAGATAATTTGCGTCTGCAGGACCTTTACTTATCCTATCGATTACCAAAATCGGGCTTTTGTAAATCGCTTGCACTGACAGCCTTTGCAAAAAATATCAATTGGATTATTTGGAAAGCGAACAAACTCAACATAGATCCTGAATATAGGGATGCTATTCCGCTACCATTTACATTATCACTAGGTGCTAAGGTCGAATTATAA